The Acinonyx jubatus isolate Ajub_Pintada_27869175 chromosome E3, VMU_Ajub_asm_v1.0, whole genome shotgun sequence genome has a window encoding:
- the CRYM gene encoding ketimine reductase mu-crystallin has translation MSRAPAFLSAAEVLEHLRSSSLLIPPLEAALANFSSGPDGGVMQPVRTVVPVAKHRGFLGVMPAYSAAEDALTTKLVTFYEGHSTISMVPSHQATVLLFEPSNGSLLAVMDGNVITAKRTAAVSAIATKFLKPPSSEVLCILGAGVQAYSHYEVFTEQFSFKEVRIWNRTKEHAEKFADTVQGEVQVCSSVQEAVTGADVIITVTMATEPILFGEWVKPGAHINAIGASRPDWRELDDELMKQAVLYVDSQEAALKESGDVLLSGAEIFAELGEVVRGVKPAHCDKTTVFKSLGMAVEDLVAAKLVYDSWSSGK, from the exons ATGAGCCGGGCGCCGGCGTTCCTGAGCGCCGCCGAGGTGCTGGAGCACCTCCGCAGCTCCAGCCTCCTCATCCCGCCTTTGGAGGCGGCTCTGGCCAACTTCTCCAGCGGCCCCGACGGAGGCGTCATGCAGCCGGTGCGCACCGTGGTGCCGGTGGCCAAGCACAGGGG CTTCCTGGGGGTCATGCCTGCCTACAGTGCTGCAGAAGACGCCCTGACCACCAAGTTGGTCACCTTCTACGAGGGCCACAGCACCATCTCCATGGTGCCCTCCCACCAGGCCACTGTGCTGCTCTTTGAGCCCAGCAATGGCTCCCTTCTGGCG GTCATGGATGGAAATGTCATCACCGCAAAAAGAACAGCTGCAGTATCTGCCATCGCCACTAAG TTTTTGAAACCACCCAGCAGTGAAGTGTTGTGCATCCTTGGGGCTGGGGTCCAGGCCTATAGCCACTACGAGGTCTTCACAGAACAGTTCTCCTTCAAAGAG GTGAGGATATGGAACCGCACCAAAGAACATGCAGAGAAGTTTGCAGACACAGTTCAAGGAGAGGTACAGGTCTGTTCGTCGGTCCAGGAGGCGGTGACAGGTGCAGATGTGATCATCACAGTCACCATGGCAACAGAGCCCATTTTGTTTGGTGAATGGGTGAAGCCGGGGGCTCACATCAATG CCATTGGAGCGAGCAGACCCGACTGGAGAGAGCTGGATGACGAGCTGATGAAACAGGCTGTGCTGTATGTGGATTCCCAAGAGGCTGCCCTGAAAGAGTCTGGAGATGTCCTCCTGTCAGGG GCTGAGATCTTTGCTGAGCTGGGAGAAGTGGTGAGGGGAGTCAAGCCAGCGCACTGCGACAAGACCACGGTGTTCAAGTCTTTAG